A window of the Virgibacillus pantothenticus genome harbors these coding sequences:
- the pstB gene encoding phosphate ABC transporter ATP-binding protein PstB: protein MATLTKPNVNIKNHANTEQKSITETVATTKQNVNKKIVYDTKDLNLWYGETHALKDINLSIYEKEVTAIIGPSGCGKSTYLKTLNRMVELVPSVKTSGVITYKDKSILDKSFKVEDLRTRVGMVFQKPNPFPKSIYDNIAYGPKIHGIRNKKILDEIVEKSLRGASIWDEVKDRLKENAYGLSGGQQQRICIARCLAIEPDVILMDEPTSALDPKSTLRVEELIQELKKDYSIVIVTHNMQQAARISDRTAFFLNGEVVEYDETDTIFTNPADSRTEDYISGRFG from the coding sequence ATGGCTACGTTAACGAAGCCCAATGTGAACATAAAGAATCATGCGAATACAGAACAAAAGTCAATTACAGAAACCGTAGCGACGACAAAGCAAAACGTGAATAAAAAAATTGTTTACGATACGAAAGATTTAAACCTATGGTATGGCGAAACGCATGCTTTAAAAGACATTAACCTGTCCATTTACGAGAAAGAAGTAACAGCGATTATTGGCCCATCCGGATGCGGAAAATCAACGTATTTGAAGACGTTAAATCGCATGGTTGAACTCGTTCCTAGTGTTAAGACTTCAGGTGTCATTACGTATAAGGATAAGAGCATCCTGGATAAATCTTTTAAAGTAGAAGATTTACGCACAAGAGTCGGGATGGTATTCCAAAAGCCGAACCCATTTCCAAAATCGATATATGATAATATCGCCTACGGTCCAAAAATACACGGCATTCGCAACAAAAAAATTCTCGATGAAATCGTGGAAAAAAGCTTGCGTGGCGCTTCTATCTGGGATGAAGTAAAAGATCGTTTAAAAGAAAATGCATACGGACTTTCCGGTGGACAGCAGCAACGTATCTGTATTGCCCGCTGTTTAGCTATTGAACCAGATGTGATCTTAATGGATGAGCCGACTTCAGCACTTGATCCAAAGTCAACCTTACGTGTGGAAGAACTCATTCAAGAGTTAAAGAAAGACTACTCTATCGTCATCGTTACACACAATATGCAACAAGCTGCACGCATTTCCGACCGTACCGCATTTTTCCTTAATGGAGAAGTGGTGGAATATGATGAAACAGATACGATCTTCACGAACCCAGCGGACAGTAGAACGGAAGATTATATTTCTGGTCGCTTTGGTTAA
- a CDS encoding PstS family phosphate ABC transporter substrate-binding protein — MKFKKYLMFLLIAALAVVIAACGSDSKEGENKDNSEEKSSENASSEGDSEKVEGSVVIDGSGTVYPLMARLAEEYMGEKPDVSVEVSRAGTSAGFEKFLVEDGTDFNDASRLIKDEEKAKAEELGIEVKELKVALDGLTIVTNPENDWAKELTQDQVKGIFLGEYTNWSDINPEWPKEKIQTYGPNENHGTYEFFYENILEEQDLVSDINLQQDYSTLVTLVAEDKNAIGFFGFGYYDNNKDKVQAVSIDFGDGPVEPSLDTIAEDGDYAGYTRPVFTYLNVNHAKEKPQVLDYALYIMNNVNEFAGETGFAPIPEEEAQSLVSDLEALK; from the coding sequence ATGAAGTTCAAGAAGTATCTTATGTTCCTTCTAATCGCTGCTCTTGCAGTAGTAATTGCAGCTTGCGGATCGGATTCGAAAGAAGGAGAAAACAAAGACAATAGCGAAGAGAAATCATCTGAAAATGCAAGCTCAGAAGGCGATTCTGAAAAAGTAGAAGGTAGCGTTGTAATTGACGGATCCGGTACGGTTTATCCTTTAATGGCTAGATTAGCAGAAGAGTACATGGGTGAAAAGCCAGACGTATCTGTTGAAGTTAGCCGCGCTGGTACTAGTGCAGGATTTGAAAAATTCTTAGTAGAAGACGGAACGGACTTTAACGATGCTTCTCGTTTAATCAAAGACGAAGAGAAAGCAAAAGCTGAAGAGCTTGGAATAGAAGTAAAAGAATTAAAAGTAGCTTTAGACGGTTTAACTATCGTTACGAACCCTGAGAATGATTGGGCTAAAGAATTAACACAAGATCAAGTAAAAGGAATCTTCCTTGGAGAATATACAAACTGGTCAGATATTAACCCTGAATGGCCAAAAGAAAAAATTCAAACTTATGGACCAAATGAAAACCATGGAACATACGAATTTTTCTATGAAAATATTTTAGAAGAGCAAGATCTAGTAAGTGATATTAACTTACAACAAGACTACTCAACTCTTGTAACACTTGTAGCTGAAGACAAAAACGCAATTGGATTCTTCGGTTTCGGATACTATGACAACAACAAAGATAAAGTACAAGCTGTAAGCATTGACTTTGGCGATGGTCCAGTAGAGCCATCACTAGACACGATTGCTGAAGACGGCGACTACGCTGGCTACACTCGACCAGTGTTCACGTACTTAAACGTAAACCATGCAAAAGAAAAGCCGCAAGTACTTGATTATGCACTCTATATCATGAACAATGTTAATGAATTCGCTGGGGAAACTGGCTTTGCTCCAATTCCTGAAGAAGAAGCACAAAGTCTAGTTAGCGATTTAGAAGCTCTAAAATAA
- a CDS encoding YesK family protein, whose translation MYSNLFEAWWPIILAGVITASSVVILARYIRRTILYLLTTIVSLISFIILILSIFTIGEWAGMGIGMFAISILLGVNIGALCSFLVKQK comes from the coding sequence ATGTATAGTAATTTATTTGAAGCTTGGTGGCCGATAATCCTTGCAGGCGTAATAACAGCTTCTTCTGTCGTTATTTTAGCACGTTATATACGCCGTACCATTCTGTATTTACTTACCACCATTGTAAGCCTTATCAGCTTTATTATACTTATTCTAAGTATATTTACTATTGGTGAGTGGGCCGGCATGGGTATTGGAATGTTTGCCATTTCAATCTTACTGGGAGTAAATATTGGCGCCTTATGTAGCTTTTTGGTGAAGCAAAAATAA
- a CDS encoding P-II family nitrogen regulator translates to MSTKKPRQKLIVTIVKKEKAKKVIRASKEAGARGGAILFGRGYRTNEKERFLGIPIEREREIILTIVEETIYPEVMQAIIDSVNLNKPRQGIGFVIDTKKITGTQHLLGLEDNDNEPNEGDVELKMEDKIMYDLIITIVNKGNCDKVVDASKKAGAEGGTILNGRGTGIHEKAKLFNILIEPEKEVVLTLISKDKTKAVLDAIEEEAELSRAGKGIAFVIDVDQTIGINHVLNHMVNEKLHGK, encoded by the coding sequence ATGTCCACAAAGAAACCGAGACAGAAACTGATCGTTACGATCGTTAAAAAAGAAAAAGCCAAAAAGGTCATACGTGCTTCTAAGGAAGCTGGCGCCCGTGGGGGGGCGATCTTATTCGGAAGAGGTTACAGAACCAATGAAAAGGAAAGATTTCTAGGTATTCCGATTGAACGGGAAAGAGAAATCATCTTAACAATCGTTGAAGAGACCATTTACCCCGAAGTGATGCAAGCAATTATCGACTCGGTTAATTTAAATAAGCCAAGGCAAGGAATCGGCTTTGTAATTGACACGAAAAAAATTACCGGAACACAGCATTTATTAGGGTTAGAAGATAATGACAACGAACCTAATGAAGGAGATGTGGAACTGAAAATGGAAGATAAAATCATGTATGATTTAATCATCACAATCGTCAATAAAGGTAACTGTGATAAAGTGGTTGACGCCTCTAAAAAAGCAGGTGCAGAAGGCGGAACGATTCTAAATGGAAGAGGCACTGGGATTCATGAAAAAGCCAAGCTGTTCAATATATTAATCGAGCCTGAAAAAGAAGTCGTCCTCACCTTAATTAGTAAAGATAAAACGAAGGCTGTCCTAGATGCCATTGAAGAAGAAGCAGAATTAAGCAGAGCTGGTAAGGGAATTGCTTTTGTAATCGATGTCGATCAAACAATCGGTATCAATCATGTGTTAAATCATATGGTTAACGAAAAATTGCATGGTAAATAA
- a CDS encoding Cof-type HAD-IIB family hydrolase, with protein MKLIAIDLDGTLLSDDGTISNANIATIQEAQQEGHIVSIASGRSLPDTKEILRLSALDCPIIAGNGATSFHRGEQVHQLYMDQEIVKRIIPILRELQLYYEVYVDEGVLLEKDMENILWQELEQIGHDVAYTSETLKQTIAIQHSQHGLQFVDQYEKVVSNYEGIYKIFVLSLLDEKRNQLQHFMESQGGISITSSGREKLEIAHPRASKGYALELMAHHFDIPMENTIAIGDNFNDLSMFAAAGVSISMGNAEEEVKQQSTHTTLNYDEDGVAYAIRRYVLGEE; from the coding sequence ATGAAATTAATAGCCATTGATTTAGACGGGACCTTATTATCTGATGATGGAACAATTAGTAATGCAAATATAGCGACCATTCAAGAAGCACAGCAGGAGGGACATATCGTCTCTATTGCCTCTGGTAGATCACTTCCAGATACGAAGGAAATCTTGCGGCTTTCCGCATTAGACTGCCCGATTATTGCAGGTAATGGTGCAACCTCATTTCATCGTGGTGAGCAGGTGCACCAGTTATATATGGATCAAGAAATTGTAAAGCGTATCATTCCAATTTTAAGAGAGCTGCAATTATACTATGAAGTGTATGTAGATGAAGGTGTTTTGCTGGAAAAGGATATGGAAAACATATTATGGCAAGAATTGGAGCAAATTGGTCATGATGTAGCTTATACTTCTGAAACCCTTAAACAAACGATCGCCATCCAACATAGCCAACATGGCTTACAGTTTGTCGATCAGTATGAGAAAGTTGTTTCAAACTATGAAGGAATCTATAAAATATTTGTTCTTTCGTTGCTTGATGAAAAACGTAACCAGTTACAACATTTCATGGAATCACAAGGTGGTATATCTATAACTTCATCAGGTAGAGAAAAACTTGAAATTGCTCATCCTCGAGCAAGTAAAGGCTATGCACTAGAGCTAATGGCACATCATTTTGACATTCCCATGGAAAATACAATTGCCATTGGCGATAATTTTAATGATCTCTCTATGTTTGCAGCTGCAGGGGTAAGTATTAGCATGGGAAATGCAGAAGAAGAAGTGAAACAGCAGTCGACGCACACAACATTGAATTATGACGAAGATGGTGTTGCATACGCCATTAGACGTTATGTGCTTGGAGAAGAATAA
- a CDS encoding N-acetylmuramoyl-L-alanine amidase, whose product MKIFVDPGHGGSDNGASGNGLFEKNVTLDIATRIRNILINECENVQVRMSRTTDATVSLTQRTNNANNWGADYFLSIHCNAFNGTARGYEDYIHSSLSSGSQTGQYQDQLHEEITKVNQLSNRGQKKADFHVLRESSMPALLTENGFIDNANDASLMGSTSWRQAVARGHVNGLEQAFNLQKKENSNVIFRIIAGSFQSKDNADQLVNMLAAKGIQAFVALVRISGRNWYRVQAGAFSNRTNAENHLERVKKAGVTDAYIIRETR is encoded by the coding sequence ATGAAAATATTCGTAGATCCTGGACATGGCGGTTCGGATAATGGAGCTTCAGGCAATGGATTATTTGAAAAAAATGTAACATTGGACATTGCCACACGTATACGTAATATACTGATTAATGAATGTGAAAACGTACAAGTGAGAATGAGTAGAACGACGGATGCCACTGTTAGTCTCACGCAACGTACGAACAACGCAAATAACTGGGGTGCAGATTATTTCCTTTCGATTCATTGCAATGCGTTTAATGGTACAGCAAGAGGGTATGAAGACTATATTCATTCTTCCCTTTCCAGCGGCTCACAAACTGGCCAATATCAAGACCAACTTCACGAGGAAATAACAAAGGTGAATCAGTTAAGTAATCGTGGACAAAAGAAAGCAGACTTCCATGTGTTGCGAGAATCATCTATGCCCGCATTATTAACAGAAAATGGTTTTATTGATAATGCCAATGATGCTTCGCTTATGGGAAGCACTTCCTGGAGACAAGCAGTTGCAAGAGGACATGTGAATGGGTTGGAGCAGGCATTTAATTTGCAAAAAAAGGAGAATTCCAATGTCATTTTTCGCATTATCGCTGGATCTTTCCAGTCAAAAGATAATGCCGACCAACTTGTCAATATGCTAGCTGCAAAAGGTATTCAGGCTTTTGTAGCACTTGTAAGAATATCAGGCAGGAACTGGTATCGTGTACAGGCGGGTGCTTTCTCCAATCGAACAAATGCGGAAAATCACTTAGAACGCGTTAAAAAGGCTGGCGTTACTGATGCGTATATCATTCGTGAAACACGGTAA
- a CDS encoding potassium/proton antiporter, which produces MELSLQMLIFLFSAMLIVGVLATKFSSKLGLPALVLFLLIGMGLNEFIFFENAQLMQLIGIMALIIILFEGGTQTKWELMRPVLGAAGSLATLGVLLTTIVTGFAAMYILKLTLLEGMLFGAIVGSTDAAAVFSVLGNKNIKAKLTSTLEAESGSNDPMAVFLTVAFIELIQVPDASIWTTIGSFFLQMGLGLILGLLLGKVTVLIINNINLDTSGLYPTLAIGMATATYFMADFLGGSGLLAVYVMAVFVGNSDLMYRFSILRFSEGFAWMMQILMFILLGLFVFPEQLPAIFWQGVLLTLILMFIARPIAVFISMIFMKYSLKERLFISWAGLKGAVPIVLATYPIIADVKNSDLIFNSVFFVVLISALVQGSTLSWLASKLGLTGGKNDPTKPTMELIHLGKTEAEIMEVHIFSKSPAIHQTLNDIELPDDTLIIGIIRDKQIITPTGDTVILEDDTLYVLSNRKNRIKAKNVLLGNTEKKVPQKKQLKKEAEG; this is translated from the coding sequence ATGGAGTTATCACTACAGATGCTTATTTTTCTTTTTTCCGCCATGCTGATCGTTGGCGTTCTGGCAACGAAATTCTCCTCTAAGCTTGGGCTACCCGCTCTTGTTCTTTTCCTCTTAATCGGGATGGGGTTAAATGAATTTATCTTTTTTGAAAACGCCCAACTCATGCAATTAATCGGGATTATGGCATTAATTATCATTTTGTTTGAAGGTGGGACGCAAACAAAATGGGAGTTAATGCGTCCTGTGTTAGGTGCAGCTGGATCGCTTGCAACACTTGGCGTTCTGCTGACAACCATTGTGACAGGGTTTGCCGCCATGTATATTCTCAAACTTACTTTATTAGAAGGGATGCTATTTGGAGCTATCGTTGGCTCGACTGACGCAGCTGCCGTTTTTTCCGTACTTGGGAATAAAAACATTAAAGCAAAACTAACATCCACATTAGAGGCAGAATCTGGATCTAATGACCCAATGGCTGTTTTTCTTACTGTTGCTTTTATCGAGTTAATTCAAGTCCCCGATGCGTCGATATGGACAACTATCGGCAGTTTCTTTTTACAAATGGGATTAGGTCTCATACTCGGGTTACTGCTTGGGAAAGTTACTGTCCTCATTATCAATAATATTAACCTCGATACTTCTGGGCTTTATCCGACGCTTGCGATCGGAATGGCTACCGCTACTTATTTTATGGCTGATTTTTTAGGCGGAAGTGGTTTGCTCGCTGTTTATGTAATGGCTGTTTTTGTGGGAAATAGTGATTTAATGTACCGTTTCTCCATTTTACGATTTAGCGAAGGCTTTGCCTGGATGATGCAGATTCTTATGTTTATTTTGCTCGGCTTATTTGTTTTTCCAGAGCAGTTACCTGCTATCTTTTGGCAAGGTGTATTATTGACGCTCATCCTTATGTTCATCGCAAGGCCGATTGCAGTTTTTATTTCGATGATCTTTATGAAATATAGTTTAAAAGAGCGATTGTTTATCTCTTGGGCCGGTTTAAAAGGTGCTGTACCTATCGTATTAGCTACGTATCCTATTATTGCTGATGTAAAAAATAGCGACCTGATTTTTAATTCCGTCTTTTTCGTTGTCCTTATCTCAGCACTCGTACAAGGGAGTACGTTATCCTGGCTCGCTTCCAAGCTTGGATTAACCGGCGGAAAAAATGATCCAACGAAACCGACTATGGAACTTATTCATTTGGGTAAGACCGAGGCAGAGATTATGGAGGTACATATTTTCTCCAAGTCTCCCGCTATTCATCAAACTTTAAATGATATAGAACTGCCAGATGACACACTTATTATTGGTATCATTCGGGATAAACAAATTATTACTCCGACCGGCGACACCGTTATTCTAGAAGATGATACATTATACGTATTAAGTAATCGAAAGAATAGAATTAAAGCAAAGAATGTACTTCTAGGAAACACGGAGAAAAAAGTTCCACAAAAGAAACAACTTAAAAAAGAAGCAGAAGGATAA
- the pstA gene encoding phosphate ABC transporter permease PstA: MKYVDTNQVQKNMNGRLLKNNILKSVFFLATIFGLIVLAVLIIRVIIQGASWINMDFLTNKLSTSPDRAGIMGAILGTFWLMVVVIPVTLILGVGTAIYLELYARKGRFQSFIQTNIANLAGVPSIVYGILGMTIFVRALDFGNVVLAGGLTMSLLVLPIIIVAAQESIRAVPQHLSEASYGMGATKWQTVKNIILPAALPGILTGSILSLSRAIGETAPLVVIGIPALLIPFPGGIMDRFTVLPMQIYYWTIDSSLVEEYANLAAATIIVLLVLLFLLNATAIVIRNKFQKRY, translated from the coding sequence ATGAAATATGTGGATACAAACCAAGTTCAAAAAAATATGAATGGTCGTTTACTAAAAAATAATATATTAAAGTCTGTGTTCTTTCTTGCTACCATTTTCGGCTTAATCGTTCTGGCTGTGTTAATTATCCGTGTTATTATCCAAGGTGCTAGCTGGATCAATATGGATTTTTTAACAAATAAATTATCTACTTCTCCTGACCGTGCCGGGATTATGGGTGCAATTTTAGGAACGTTTTGGCTCATGGTCGTCGTCATTCCTGTGACACTTATTCTCGGTGTAGGTACAGCCATCTATTTAGAGCTGTATGCGAGAAAAGGGCGTTTTCAATCTTTTATTCAAACAAACATTGCCAATTTAGCCGGTGTACCATCCATTGTTTACGGAATTCTCGGGATGACTATCTTTGTCCGTGCCCTTGATTTCGGGAACGTTGTATTAGCAGGTGGTCTAACTATGTCATTGCTGGTCCTTCCGATTATTATTGTCGCGGCCCAGGAATCTATTCGCGCAGTTCCGCAACACCTAAGTGAAGCATCTTACGGTATGGGAGCTACCAAATGGCAGACGGTAAAAAATATAATTCTCCCTGCCGCATTACCCGGTATTTTAACAGGGTCCATCCTATCTCTATCCAGAGCCATTGGAGAGACAGCACCACTCGTTGTTATCGGTATTCCTGCTTTACTCATTCCTTTTCCTGGTGGGATTATGGACAGATTTACGGTGCTTCCAATGCAAATATATTACTGGACGATTGATTCTTCCTTAGTTGAAGAATATGCAAACTTAGCTGCGGCAACGATCATCGTATTGCTCGTATTGCTCTTTCTTTTAAATGCGACAGCCATCGTTATCCGTAATAAGTTTCAAAAGCGATATTAA
- the pstC gene encoding phosphate ABC transporter permease subunit PstC — MIAKKKNGKNLTSITEKVMPALLFLIAAVSILTTIGIVYTLLIETIEFFKRVPIMDFFTGTVLKPLSQNPEFGVLPLINGTIISSIIAMLVAGPIGIMTAVFLSEYASERVRRTLKPMLEILAGIPTIVYGFFAFTFVTPLIREFFPSVEATNILSPGLVMGVMIIPMIASLSEDAMTSVPNAMREGALALGSTKLEVTFRVVIPAALSGIIASFVLGISRAIGETMIVTIASGSSKNFTFDITQSMQTMTAYIVEVSGGEAPAGSTIYYSLYAVAMTLFVFTLIMNLLARYVSRKFREEY, encoded by the coding sequence ATGATTGCTAAGAAGAAAAACGGAAAAAACTTAACAAGCATAACCGAAAAGGTGATGCCAGCTCTTCTCTTCTTAATTGCTGCTGTTTCCATCCTTACTACGATTGGAATTGTCTATACACTTTTAATCGAAACCATTGAGTTTTTCAAACGTGTACCGATTATGGACTTCTTTACTGGCACTGTACTAAAACCATTAAGTCAAAATCCTGAATTCGGTGTACTGCCACTTATTAACGGTACGATTATTTCTTCCATTATTGCCATGCTCGTTGCTGGGCCGATTGGAATCATGACTGCTGTTTTCTTAAGTGAATATGCGTCTGAACGTGTTAGAAGAACACTAAAACCAATGCTTGAAATTCTTGCTGGCATACCAACCATCGTTTATGGTTTCTTTGCTTTTACATTTGTCACACCGCTTATACGCGAATTTTTTCCAAGTGTGGAAGCGACAAATATTTTAAGTCCTGGACTCGTGATGGGTGTTATGATCATTCCAATGATTGCATCGCTTTCTGAAGATGCAATGACATCTGTTCCCAACGCAATGCGTGAAGGTGCACTTGCATTAGGATCTACCAAATTAGAGGTTACATTTCGCGTCGTCATTCCCGCCGCGCTTTCTGGAATCATTGCATCCTTTGTTCTTGGTATTTCCCGTGCAATTGGTGAGACGATGATCGTAACTATTGCCAGCGGAAGCTCGAAAAACTTTACTTTTGATATTACCCAATCTATGCAAACAATGACAGCTTATATTGTCGAAGTATCCGGTGGAGAAGCACCCGCTGGTTCAACCATTTATTACAGCTTATACGCCGTTGCCATGACGTTGTTCGTATTTACGCTTATTATGAACCTATTAGCAAGATATGTCTCTCGTAAGTTCAGGGAGGAATACTAA
- a CDS encoding methyl-accepting chemotaxis protein, with translation MGKHRQFWLKGFFSFAKNIQTKFSLWSRLLILFIVLLLLSVTAVGISSYVQAKKMATSSIENRLERETELMGYIAENLKFLYVSDDEYFRQQLNANVRKQKKKLAEEGIPSEYFYIESGEVVPLQESEGKLPTISKMLVKELEKKKHGLLHKKIAGKDYTLTFQEMKEIKGMYVLLVPTSSYMGPVKGMAVDTVIISLISTMIASVVIAWFVRSLTKPLGVLRETMREVRSGEMKEPDSLQTTLPEFISLHKSYTTMIHYMRTLLKDIKATTGDLNEAGAELQASAAESLYSGEQLKQAIHVVKDGADQTAASSEESMARFHTMKGNVEQTMVQMEQLDQSSQVMNQSAETGERHIGELIDTITSFESDFTHLTNTIYSVRNDSKAITKLVDIIQGIAEQTKLLALNAGIEAARAGESGKGFTVVAKEVRKLAEQSSEAAVEITATITSMEGNTASAVKEFDQMLAKTKTTLTMSEAAKVSFDELLQEIGQVGKQLRVMKEEVQAVGKMLPGLEEAAISYSSVSQENLASAEQMLTTSDEQVTQLKTNQQVGKRLTEIAAVLSQHTKQFNIS, from the coding sequence TTGGGTAAACATAGACAATTCTGGCTAAAAGGCTTCTTTTCGTTCGCCAAAAACATCCAAACTAAATTTAGTTTGTGGAGCAGATTGTTGATTTTATTTATTGTGTTATTACTTCTTTCAGTGACGGCTGTAGGAATTAGCTCTTACGTACAGGCGAAGAAGATGGCAACATCTTCTATTGAAAATCGATTGGAGCGCGAGACGGAACTGATGGGGTATATTGCAGAAAATCTTAAGTTTTTATATGTGAGTGATGACGAGTATTTTCGACAGCAATTAAATGCGAATGTTCGTAAACAGAAAAAGAAGCTGGCTGAAGAAGGGATACCTTCTGAATACTTTTACATAGAGTCAGGAGAAGTTGTACCACTTCAAGAAAGCGAGGGAAAGCTGCCGACGATTTCAAAAATGTTGGTTAAAGAATTAGAAAAGAAAAAGCATGGGCTTTTACATAAAAAAATTGCGGGAAAGGACTATACACTAACGTTTCAGGAAATGAAAGAGATTAAAGGAATGTATGTACTGCTTGTGCCCACTTCTTCCTATATGGGGCCAGTAAAGGGAATGGCTGTTGATACGGTAATCATTAGTTTGATCAGTACCATGATCGCGAGTGTAGTGATTGCCTGGTTTGTTCGTAGTTTAACGAAGCCGCTCGGCGTTTTGCGGGAGACGATGCGGGAAGTACGGTCAGGGGAAATGAAGGAACCAGACTCATTACAGACGACATTGCCTGAGTTCATATCTTTACATAAAAGTTATACGACGATGATCCATTATATGCGCACGTTACTTAAAGATATCAAGGCAACGACAGGGGATTTAAATGAGGCTGGGGCAGAGTTGCAAGCTTCAGCAGCCGAAAGCTTATATTCTGGTGAGCAGCTGAAGCAGGCAATTCATGTCGTAAAGGACGGAGCGGATCAGACAGCAGCGAGTTCAGAAGAGAGTATGGCACGTTTTCATACTATGAAGGGAAATGTAGAGCAAACAATGGTACAGATGGAACAATTGGATCAAAGTTCACAAGTGATGAATCAATCGGCAGAAACGGGTGAACGGCATATTGGCGAGCTAATTGATACGATCACTTCCTTTGAGTCGGACTTTACACATTTGACGAATACCATTTATAGTGTTCGGAATGATTCCAAAGCTATTACGAAACTAGTTGATATCATACAAGGAATTGCGGAGCAGACGAAATTATTGGCGTTAAATGCTGGTATTGAAGCAGCCCGCGCAGGCGAGTCTGGAAAGGGATTTACCGTCGTTGCCAAGGAAGTGCGCAAACTAGCGGAGCAATCGTCAGAGGCGGCAGTAGAGATTACCGCCACTATTACTAGTATGGAAGGAAATACAGCCTCAGCTGTAAAAGAATTTGATCAAATGCTTGCGAAAACGAAGACGACGTTAACGATGTCAGAAGCAGCAAAAGTGTCGTTTGATGAATTACTACAGGAAATCGGACAGGTTGGGAAGCAATTACGAGTCATGAAAGAAGAAGTACAAGCGGTAGGAAAGATGTTGCCGGGGTTAGAGGAGGCGGCGATTAGTTATTCTTCTGTTTCGCAGGAAAATTTGGCTAGTGCGGAACAAATGCTGACAACTAGTGATGAACAAGTAACCCAGCTCAAGACAAACCAACAGGTTGGCAAACGCTTGACTGAAATAGCCGCGGTCTTGTCACAGCATACGAAGCAATTCAATATTTCATAA
- a CDS encoding endonuclease III domain-containing protein, whose translation MSAIQRIYYRLWEYYGPQGWWPAESVFEMMVGAILVQRTNWNNVEQALRRLTPYLTPEKIARMSIEELESAIRPSGFYRQKAKRLKAFVRWYKAYDYKPEKLRHAETDALRTELMGIHGIGAETANVLLLYAFDHPVFVVDAYARRIFARFGLDIPEKEPAFRIQVESECPLDTEGFKEFHALIVRHAKEHCKMKPICSGCPLLADCQQVGVT comes from the coding sequence ATGAGTGCTATTCAGCGTATATACTATAGATTATGGGAATATTACGGTCCGCAGGGGTGGTGGCCCGCCGAGTCGGTGTTTGAAATGATGGTGGGTGCAATTCTCGTTCAACGCACGAATTGGAACAATGTAGAGCAGGCGTTGCGCCGCCTTACTCCATATTTAACACCAGAGAAAATAGCGCGCATGTCTATCGAGGAGTTGGAGTCTGCAATCCGTCCAAGCGGTTTTTACCGGCAAAAAGCGAAGCGCTTAAAAGCTTTCGTCCGTTGGTATAAAGCATACGATTATAAGCCTGAAAAATTGCGGCATGCAGAAACAGATGCCCTACGTACAGAGTTAATGGGGATACACGGCATCGGTGCTGAAACGGCAAATGTTTTATTGCTTTATGCCTTCGATCATCCTGTTTTTGTTGTTGACGCTTATGCACGGCGGATTTTTGCTCGATTCGGTTTGGACATTCCCGAAAAGGAACCAGCATTCCGTATTCAAGTGGAGTCGGAATGCCCCTTGGATACAGAGGGCTTTAAGGAATTCCATGCATTGATCGTGCGGCATGCGAAAGAGCATTGTAAAATGAAACCTATTTGTTCAGGTTGTCCGCTGCTTGCTGATTGCCAACAAGTAGGAGTGACATAA